Below is a window of Heteronotia binoei isolate CCM8104 ecotype False Entrance Well chromosome 14, APGP_CSIRO_Hbin_v1, whole genome shotgun sequence DNA.
TGCAAATTTCATGGAATGTACTGTAAatatgcttaagaacataagagaagccatgttggatcaggccaatggcccatccagtccaacactctgtttcacatagtgaccaaaaaaaacaggtgccatcaggagatccatcagttaggccaggacactagaagccctccactgttgccccccccccaagcaccaagaatacagagcatcactgccccagacatagaattccatcaatatgctgtgactaatagctactgatagacctctgatggacctccatatgtttatccaatcccctcttgaagctctctacgcttgtagccgccaccacctcctgtggcagtgaataccatgtgttaatcaccctttgggtgaagaaatacttccttttatctgttctaacccaactgctcagcaatttcattgagtgtccacaagttcttgtattgtgagaaagggagaaaagcatttctttctctaccttctctatcccatgcgtaatcttgtaaacctctatcatgtcacccctcagtcgatgtttctgcaagctaaagagccccaaccattttaacctttcttcatagggaaagtgttccagccctttaatcattctagttgccctttttctggattttttccagtgctatataatcttttttgaggtgtggtgaccaaaattgtacttctttctctaccttatcTGAGAATGTCAAAACAAAGACAGCTTATGTGTCTAGCAGAGCTCATAAGccaaaaattaaataaacagaacCTTAAAAGAATAAGTTACCATTGTATTATAATTCCCCTTAATAAGTAAGGGGCAGCAGGGAAGCAATGCATCTTATTGACAGGTGTAGATTTGGTCCGCTTCAGTCCCTATATCATCTGTTAGTAGAGCAACTTGAAACAGTTGCTCATGTTTAGTTTGAGGAAAGATTGTAAGTCAGAAATGAACTCCTTAGCCCAGTTAAGATCCATAACAGAAAGTACAGAGGAGTTCATGACTGCTCAGAGCTCGCTATAAGATCTCTCAAATTCTAGTTCAGTGCAttaaccaccataccacactGGCATAACCAtacagtggactctaatccagaAGTTTGTGCCACGGtaaattaaaaaaatcaaatgtttTTGCATCAGTAGATTTCGCTCTGTATCCACTGCTGAGTAGCTGAGTCGCATTATATCCCCGGTAAATTTAATAGTCTTGAAATTGCCACATGATGCTTGGTTATCAGGGGACAAAAGAAGGAATAAATATGTCATGAGTAATCTGTGATGCTGAAGTCAGTGGTATTGGTGTTCTAAGTTTACATTAGAGATGATTCTTTAACATCGCTTTATAATATATCACTGCCTTGAGCATTTATAATTTAGTTGCTTATACATTTTCATCCATTCCTCAGATTTCGCCAGCTCTTTCATTGTTTGCTTGGCCCTATACATGTTTCTCTGGAGGCCTGCTGAATTTAGTAGGACTAGCATCCAAGTAagcctgcataggattgcagtcaATTATATTGGTGTGGATCTGTATTTCTCTATTTTGATATGTGCAACAAATATAAAAGTTTAAATCTTTTATTAGTTGACACGTGACTTTCTTGTGTTCTGCTTCTCACTAAAGGTATTTACTGCCTGTGTGTTGAGTTATTTTGGACTGTGCTCTATGACCAGGTCTCTTATTCTGTGGTGGATTTGTATTTATTGTCCATATGGAGTGGGACTGGATATCTTTTGGGAGCTTCAGCCTGATCTATTACTGGCTTTATACGTGGTTGATAGAAACACTGGggaagggttgtggctcagtggaaaagcttCTGTTTTGTATGCAGCAGGCCCCAGGatcaatcactggcatctccagtttaaagggaccacgtatTGGTGATGCAAAACACCTTTGCCTGGGAgctcagagagctgctgccagcctgagtaggcagtacatggactgatggtctgaatcagtctaaggcagcttcaggtgtggcTGTGCCTTTGATTTTTACAATGGGCTTCCTACTGTTGACACAGGGCTATACCAGAGCTACTTGCTTCTTGTATGGGATACTTACAACACTTCTACTTGTTGCATTTTTATCCTACTTTTCTCTTCAATGAGGACCCTAAGTGGTTTACAAAAAGACTTGGCTGTAGGTccccacactttaaaaaaaaaatacatctgcATTTGTCTTTCTTGATGTGGAATGCCATTGTGGTGAGATAGGAacggagacctggattcaaatccacaGGGCAATACTGTGCCAGTCATTCTCTCGCAAACTGATTCAGTACTAAAGGAAGCAGTCTTTTCATTTAAATAGTAAAAGAACCTTCAAGAGCTCCAGGAATATTTTAAGATGACATACACGCCTGTTAGTCATCTCAGTAAACACTGAAATTCAGCCCTAAAGTGACACTTGCAGCTTTGCCTGAAGGAGAAGTTCACTGTTTTAAAGTCAGTAGATGCAGCTCTGTGTCCACTGCTGAGAAACAACTATGATTCAAGGTTTGCTGAATAGTGCCATCTGAATTCAGTGATAGATGGAATATGCTATCACAGCTCAGAACCATTTCAGCCACATTGTTCTGAGCAGAGAATACTTAAAAGTATAAGGAAAAAGCTGGGTTGACTATTGCTTTTCCTGTAAAAAATTATAGCAAAATTGGCATAGAATTATTTTTTAGGGGAAAAAAGGCTTACGAGAAATAGCTAGTAAATTTCATTGATGTATGGCTAGGAATCCTAATCATATTTAATTTGTAAAGCATCAAAACTGCCCTATTTAAAAATCTAAATTCCTATCTCTTTGCTCTCAGGTACAAGGCTGGAGCAAGACAGCCTCATTCGCTCATCTTCAGTTACAAAAAAGAGCTAGAAAAACAAGGACAAGTGAGTCTGTTGGTGGCTGCCTGTATTGCTTAGATCTGATGCACATTATTGACAAAGGCTTGGAGCAAGACCCCAAGTTAAGTGCAAGTGTCGCCACAGACAGTATTCCAGAAAAACAAACTCTGCTCTATTCTAATACAGCTCTGAGCTCTTACTCTGTGGTAGATGATTCAAAAAAAGACAACTATAATGGTAAATTAAATTCTACCCAAACATCCCAAGGAGAAAAGAAAAGATTGTCCCTaaaggaagctcaggctcttCTAAGTGAAAAGAAGACTTTTTTAATGAAGGAGAATCAGCTATTCCAAGCAGAAAAGAAAGCGGTGCCAATAAGAGAGTATAGCATATTAGCTCTTGGAAAGCCAAAAAGTGTAGAAACCTTAAAATGCAAAGATACAAAGAACCATGAGCCTGTAACAGGTAATCTGGGATACTCTGAAGCAACTCCTGTTAAATCATCAATGGTATTGCCACCTCTGAAGGACACAGCTTTCAAAAACAGCCTGGACCCTTCACCAAAGAAAAGTAAGCCCATTATTTTCCAGGCAAATGAAAAAGCATCCCGTGCTGTTTCAGAGACAGTTTCCTGCCCTCAGGTTTTTAAAGCCAAAGAACCCAACCATGAGAAAGGAGTAGACCTAACAGGTGATGCGTTGAAGGAGCCGGTAAAATTGTATGAGAGAACCACTTTTGCCCCAAAGTTTCCCAAGACTTCATGCATCTCAGGAACCACGGACCAGTGCTACTGGCGCTGTGCTTTTATACGTGATAGAAAAATTACACCCGTATCTAATTCAATTGCACTGAGAAGAAAGAATCATCACTCTGGCATGCATTTTCTGCATACAAAAGGAGCGCGTGACAGCAAAGCCGATGAGAATTGGGACCCTTGCACCAGAAGCAGGAATCACACTGGACCCAGACAAGGAAATGAGTCAAAAACACAGGAGATCCCACTGCTTTCTGGACTGTTCCCTTCCTTAACGGTCAGCCGTGTTGCAATAACTGCATTGCCTTCTAGGCTGACCTGactattttattgtaattttcatGCACAGCTGTTTATGGATTTGTTGAAGCTCTTTGTAGTTTGTACTATGGAAGAAAATACTGAAAGTTGTCTGTAAACCAGAATGAGTATTTGTTAATCGCATAGGTGCTATTTTGTTAAGGATTGACTGCATGAAGCTTAAAATTTCCATTTAGCGCATCTTGCAGTATGTAGATCCTTGAacacattttgttgttgttgaacgtGTTGTACACAGCTCTTGGAGTCAAGCCTCAGTAAAGCACAATGTCTTGATTAGGCCCCCAGGCATAGTAAGACCTTAATGCCCTTCAAGAGAGACCAACACAGCACTTATTTGGAGCTGCTGTTTCAGCACTTCCTGTCCCCTGTATTACAGAACTGTGAGCTGCATCAAAGTATGTTCTCATGGATTTGAACAGCTGGCAGAAGCCATTGCAGGACCAACAATATAGTCTGCCTTTCCTAGCAAACTGGGAAAGCAAAACAACTAGAGGCATTGCCAGGTTCTTTGATGACCAAAACTTGGGTTTTGCCTTCCTGAAATCTGCACAACTGAGGACTCATCAAGCTGAGTATAATTCACCAGTAATGTGTAGCAGTCCACATATCCTGGCAGGCTATATATGCAGTTTGATTAGGCGTAGGTTGTGCAGGCCTGGCCCAAGTGCTTTAAGAGAACAGAACCTAGAAAGGTATCTGAAATAACCTGTAGCTACACTAAAGTAGTTGAATATGGTCATGCACGAATGCCATAATTTTGTTGTAATGGTTCCTTTTATGTTTGAACAATATGTAAGTAATGATATAAGTAAACAGAACTAGTATTTGACTGTATTTTTTGtgtaaatattattttttttggtTTAAGGTAGCTAGGACTTTACTTCTTCATGCCAAATTGAATAGCTCAGAATCAGATTGTTTATTATATAGCTTccagaaaatgttttttttttttctgtatgcACAGTGACAATTTTCCTCAGTATTTGAGTCAAGAGATTTTCTCATCATCACTTGTCATAATTATCCTGCATCTTACCTGATGCCTTTGGAGTAGTAGGAAGGTAATGGCATTTCTGATATTGTAGTGCCACTCTAAATCAAAAATTCACAGAGTTCCCTTAGATTTGAACAGCTAAAAGTAGTTTTATTCTCCTCATAGTTTTGCAAATGCTTTTAATTAAAACACATCTAAGAGTTTGTACATCACTGGTCATTCTCTTAATCTATTCTCCTATACTCAGAATACCTGTGAGCTAAATATTGGGTTTGAAATGAGTCAGCAAAGGGGTTTTATCCACCAATATGTATGTCTGCAAAAGTACATTACCCACTAGCTAACAAAATGCATTTCTTGCCCAGGTGAACAGCTGTAGTCCTCCCCACAATACACATAATTTGGGCTATGAGATGGCTGGCAGTAACTTCATGATCATAACCACTGGAAAACATCATGGAAGGTGCTGCTGGTAATCTCTTCCACAGTCCACATGTCATTTTGCATTTGACCAACATGAAGGCATACTCAGGAACAGATAGGCCTGCTATACGGGTATTATACAAATTGGCCATAATATATTTCAAAGTGCAAGAATCAGTATTCTCAGTTGAAGCTGGAAAACTAAGATAGTCATTGTTGTTTAAGCCTGTGGTAGCTTGTTCTTCACTTCTTTAAAATTGGCATGAAGTTATCTGAAACAGAAGTGTTAAGATGCCACCAACATAGAAGAAATACCCCCAAATGGCCATTTTCCTAGGAAAACCCAATTACCTCCAAGGAGATATGAATGTAACTATTGGTCAGTAAGTCTGTAACATGGAAGGTTTTTTAGGAACTGTGCTTGAGCTTTTAGTTCTTCAAGCCTTTTGTGGACAACCATCAATAAATGGAATTAGCTCAGCAACAGAACTATATTTCTTAGGAGGCAAAAATCTGTGTAACTAATGGATCCAATGGTTGACTTTGGCAAGTGAGGAATCTTCCCCAGGAAGAAATTACAAGGGACTGTGCGATCTAACTCAAGTGGAGTTTTTAGCAAACTTTCAGATAAGAGGAAGATACAGGCAACCATTTAAAAGTGGTAACTTGCCATATGCCTTGCAACTAGTTGGTGAGTCAATTGACTGCATAAGCCTGCTAAGTGACAAAAAAAGATGTTTTATAACATTGAAAGGGATATTCATGGTCCCAGAATTCAGCCCACATAGAGTGAATGGTATGCCTTCATGTATATGAACTGAGTGATATGCTACTTTATAGTTGAAAATAAGCCTAAGTAGAAATAAAATAAGTGCAGTTTCCTGCCTTTGATGACAGAGAAATATTATGCTAAGTATGAAACCACTGTCTCTATTTTATGGTGAATGAAAATAAATGGTGCCTGCTGTTGATGTAAATGAAAATGCAGAGGCTTCAGATGTGAATAAAGGTCCAGCGGCGCCTTAAGGATCAACATTACTTCAATTTGAGCTTTTGTGAATGAGAGCTCACTTATTCACCTATCTGAAGAACTCAGCccttgactcacaaaagctcctgttGAAGCAACTGAAGCTCCTTTAAGGTGCCCCTggagttttgttttattttgttgcaagactaacatggctacccctgcACCATTAATTCAAATGTGGAAAGCAGTAATACAAGAGAATTTACTTACCAGTATTAAACCAACAAATGAGAGAGCTGAAGAACAGTGTTGAACAGGAATCAAAGCTTCCTGCTACTCTAGCAAGAGAATCAATTACCCTCAATtaaaggaggggggagatctGGCACTTCACTGATCAAGGTTTGATCCATCTATAATCTAATGGGCTCTTACTTGGGGAGCAAAGAGAGTATAACAGGGCTTCTTCAAGGGTTTTAACAGGACCATTTGGAGCTGCATGCCACATTTAGTCCAAGAGGGAGACTCTTTAGTAAGTACTTAACTCTCCTATTGAAATTAGAGTGGCAAGTTATTTGAAGTGGTATATAAATATTCTAAACAAACTGAAAGCAGCCTGAATACCATAAACTAGCCTGAGCTTTTCAgagcttggaagcaaagcagatttggccatggttagtgcttggatgggagaccaccaaggtagacTGAGGCTGCTATACAGAGGAATGCAATGACAAACCAGCTCTGCTcccctcttgctttgaaaataccatgagggtcactgtaagtcagtggTTACTTGATGGCAGTTATTATGGAAACAAACTTAAAAAAACATTTGGCTAGCTTATGCCCTTTGTTAATATCTCCCTTAACTTCACAGCCCAAAAGTACAGACATTATTGTTCTGGTGCAATGTTGGTTTCCTTTGAAAGAGAGTATAGATAGCTTTTCCCCTGAAGATTTTCTGCTTCATTTGAACTCTCCCTTTTACAGTTTAGCTGGAATTTGTAATTTGAAAAAATCTTGATTCCACTGAACTTTCCACGACAAATATTTTAacagatatgggggggggggggagaaagaaaatgaCAATGGATCTCATGGGGGATACATCACAAAGAAGGGAGATAAAATCTGCTGTAATATTCTATACTCATCATCTGGCACTGAGAAACAGTGTGTGTCTGTTAtgttgccatcaagttgcttcctaGTGTATATGCAAAGCCTTGCTTTATGTCatagccaatactccctctaagctgttttgtgagcaaaaattctactttgtgagctactggcattaaagctgtgagccatTTTTcgtaagctaagacaaaaatgggtgagccggaggctaaaaaaccgagctagctcacactaactcagcttagagggaacactggccataaCCTTTAACACAAACCCAAAGATTCTGTAAAAATTGCTGGccagtatttaaaaaaattgcaaaaagTTCTAGGCATCTTATTTTGTAGCAGCCTCCTATGCAAAACTGGCAAATGTTTACCTGCAAAACTGAAGGGAGTGTAAAGAATAGTTTCAAATACTGTGGGTGGGCCAAATGCAGGTATAATATACTCTGATAGTACAATTTTGTAATGCTTAAGCAGTGTTTTGGTTGCTCATTCTTGTAACTAAGATTCTGGTACTTAGTACACAGGTAACCACCACAGCCCAAATTATGTTCAACATTGAAGCACAGTAGTTAATTCTGAATTTATAAACTCAAAACTGAAGGGCATGGGAAAGTTTCCTTCACCTGAGAAGGCTGGAAAAGGATCTGGCCAAAATTCAGAACCACTTTTAATTAATAAATTTGATTAAGTTAAGTCCATAGCATTAAATGTTGGTGGCTACAAAGTGATAAAAGTCCTGCAGCAAAATTCTCAGTTTTATATGCAACATGATTTCATTTTTCCAGGAACTTGGCTGGGGGAGAGCTACTCCTTTCGCATGCTGCAAGATCCAGCTAAAGTCCAAGAACCCAAGAATAAGCAAAACAGTCTCTAACATATCTCACAGAAACAAGGCTCCTGAGGGAAATTTGGCTTGGATAACACAACCTGAGAGAAATCGGACAAACACATATCATAAGTTTACTGAAGGAGAAACAGTTTCTAGCTACAAGAAGTTAAAGGCCTCCTACTTTAAGCCATACAACTATATTCCAGTGATGACTGTGCACCCTgagggagaaagaatgaatggCAAATTAGATAGCATTCGGGCATTCCTTAGTGAAAAGAGGACCTTACCAATAAAGGAATACGAGATTAAGTACTCAGAAGGATATGCAAAACCTGCAGTCCTAAAATATCCCAAGATCCACCTTCCAAGAATTATCCAGAGTAACACCCCCATCGATTTTAGCTACCCATCCTTAAATGCATTCTTGGTCTTAAAACCAGAAGGAAAAGGAATTGTCAGCTTGCATCTGGAGCCCCCTTCGAAGAAAAATGAAACAAGTACAGTGAAAAAAACTAAGGGGGGCAGCACATCAACGGAAACTCTTCTCCACAGCCGCCAGAttaaaaaaggaaagcaaaagagtAAAAGAAATATTGTTATGAGAAATAAAATAgcaacaaaacaaattaaaaataatgTACCACCCTTCCATGTCTCCTTAATGCTCTGATACTTTGTCTTGCTCTCCTAACCATACGACCCATTCTTTTCTCTGCATAGCCTAATTTTCTAT
It encodes the following:
- the C14H16orf46 gene encoding uncharacterized protein C16orf46 homolog, which gives rise to MHAFQGRSPLSGQVEDAHGAAQGRGFGPHRLQADLVLADALQEAGSGAGLRREEGLQQGRGGPEEHRLQLAEGGRLARLEQAERVEPAESATVMTSSGQNQSEISSEKATANVKTVERDWRCIYPNERRERNQIYTLLSISNSANEQEEKSLECINGTGWEEAVQGWSKTASFAHLQLQKRARKTRTSESVGGCLYCLDLMHIIDKGLEQDPKLSASVATDSIPEKQTLLYSNTALSSYSVVDDSKKDNYNGKLNSTQTSQGEKKRLSLKEAQALLSEKKTFLMKENQLFQAEKKAVPIREYSILALGKPKSVETLKCKDTKNHEPVTGNLGYSEATPVKSSMVLPPLKDTAFKNSLDPSPKKSKPIIFQANEKASRAVSETVSCPQVFKAKEPNHEKGVDLTGDALKEPVKLYERTTFAPKFPKTSCISGTTDQCYWRCAFIRDRKITPVSNSIALRRKNHHSGMHFLHTKGARDSKADENWDPCTRSRNHTGPRQGNESKTQEIPLLSGLFPSLTELGWGRATPFACCKIQLKSKNPRISKTVSNISHRNKAPEGNLAWITQPERNRTNTYHKFTEGETVSSYKKLKASYFKPYNYIPVMTVHPEGERMNGKLDSIRAFLSEKRTLPIKEYEIKYSEGYAKPAVLKYPKIHLPRIIQSNTPIDFSYPSLNAFLVLKPEGKGIVSLHLEPPSKKNETSTVKKTKGGSTSTETLLHSRQIKKGKQKSKRNIVMRNKIATKQIKNNVPPFHVSLML